One segment of Thermodesulfobacteriota bacterium DNA contains the following:
- a CDS encoding (2Fe-2S)-binding protein produces the protein MKKLINLTINGKGYEIAVELNTTLVDLLRHELGLTGTKKGCELGDCGSCTVIMDGKPVNSCLVLAVSANGRTILTIEGVETDNGLDPLQKSFVEKGAIQCGFCTSGMILSAKSLLEKDPNPSDSQIRSAISGNLCRCTGYQKIIEAIKS, from the coding sequence ATGAAGAAACTCATTAATCTGACAATTAACGGCAAGGGATATGAGATAGCGGTCGAATTGAATACAACTCTGGTTGACCTGCTTCGGCATGAACTCGGTTTGACGGGAACAAAAAAGGGATGTGAACTGGGCGACTGTGGCTCATGCACGGTAATTATGGACGGAAAGCCTGTTAACTCATGTCTCGTCCTTGCCGTTTCTGCAAACGGCAGAACCATTTTGACCATTGAAGGAGTTGAAACAGATAACGGTCTCGATCCTCTTCAAAAGTCCTTTGTTGAAAAAGGCGCCATTCAATGCGGATTCTGCACTTCGGGGATGATTCTTTCAGCCAAAAGTCTTTTGGAAAAAGATCCGAATCCAAGCGATTCCCAGATTCGAAGCGCAATATCGGGAAATCTATGCAGATGCACAGGATATCAGAAGATAATCGAAGCCATAAAATCTTAA
- a CDS encoding xanthine dehydrogenase family protein subunit M — protein MMLLPKFDFHEPVTVEEVCQILAELGTKASVIAGGTDLLVNMKKATVSPEHLVSISRIDELKEIDSSNGMVKIGACFTVAEIAESDKIKEKLSALGKGAGNLGSPLVRNLATIGGNIGSARPAADLPPSLMAYGSKVVLKCSTGDRQVSMDDFFLGPGLTALKPGEIITEIIVNTPPPHAGAGYINLGVRKAQDCNLVNVSSFISLDDQDVIADARIVMGCVGPKHLRAPLAEHILIGEKPSKEIFEKAGDAASQDSTPIDDFRGTARYKKAMVSVLTKRTLSIALKEANEDG, from the coding sequence ATGATGCTTTTACCTAAATTTGATTTTCATGAGCCGGTTACGGTAGAGGAAGTATGCCAGATTTTGGCGGAACTTGGCACAAAGGCCAGTGTCATTGCCGGTGGTACTGATTTGTTGGTTAATATGAAAAAGGCGACCGTATCACCGGAACATCTGGTTTCTATATCAAGAATTGATGAATTGAAAGAGATAGACTCTTCAAACGGCATGGTAAAAATTGGCGCCTGTTTTACAGTTGCGGAGATTGCTGAATCGGATAAAATCAAAGAAAAGCTGAGTGCTCTTGGTAAAGGAGCAGGAAACCTCGGTTCACCCCTTGTCAGGAACCTTGCAACCATAGGAGGAAACATAGGCTCTGCAAGACCAGCAGCGGATCTTCCTCCGTCACTTATGGCATACGGCTCAAAGGTTGTCCTGAAATGCAGCACAGGGGACAGGCAGGTGTCTATGGATGATTTCTTTCTTGGTCCCGGACTTACAGCCCTAAAACCTGGTGAAATCATAACGGAGATCATAGTGAATACTCCTCCCCCGCATGCCGGTGCAGGCTATATAAACCTCGGCGTCCGAAAGGCTCAGGACTGCAACCTTGTCAATGTATCCTCATTTATTTCACTTGATGATCAAGATGTTATTGCGGACGCAAGGATAGTTATGGGCTGTGTCGGCCCTAAACATTTAAGAGCTCCTTTGGCTGAACATATCCTTATTGGAGAAAAACCTTCGAAAGAAATCTTTGAAAAAGCAGGCGATGCGGCCAGTCAAGACAGCACCCCCATAGATGATTTCAGAGGGACGGCCAGGTATAAAAAGGCCATGGTCAGTGTTTTGACAAAAAGAACGCTGAGTATCGCTTTGAAAGAAGCAAACGAGGATGGATAA
- the cobC gene encoding alpha-ribazole phosphatase yields the protein MTTLYLLRHGAIEGNDEKRFVGQIDPPLSEKGRQQAKTWHQRLKDDEFSMVLCSDLQRARETAALVCLGWRDTVRMSADLREIHLGEWDGVAMAQIRKQFPELWRARGEDFGGFRPPGGESFADLQQRVVPVVENITNQTKGKVLLITHAGVIRVLLCHVLQMPLSILFQIHLDYGALTIIEYKNYTPQVKAVNLGPVNIAFIKIINL from the coding sequence ATGACCACACTATATCTGCTACGCCATGGCGCGATTGAAGGAAATGACGAAAAACGGTTTGTCGGGCAGATTGATCCGCCTCTCAGCGAAAAGGGACGGCAACAGGCAAAAACGTGGCACCAGCGATTGAAAGACGACGAATTTTCCATGGTCTTGTGCAGCGATTTGCAGCGCGCCCGTGAAACCGCAGCACTTGTGTGCCTGGGCTGGCGGGATACAGTCCGGATGTCGGCAGATCTTCGCGAAATCCATTTGGGCGAGTGGGACGGTGTCGCTATGGCACAAATCAGAAAGCAGTTTCCTGAACTGTGGCGGGCCCGAGGTGAAGATTTCGGGGGTTTTCGTCCGCCTGGTGGTGAGAGTTTTGCCGATCTTCAGCAACGGGTAGTACCGGTTGTTGAAAATATCACCAACCAGACTAAAGGAAAGGTGCTGCTCATTACCCATGCAGGGGTCATTCGTGTGCTTTTGTGCCACGTCTTGCAAATGCCACTGTCTATCCTGTTCCAGATTCACCTGGATTACGGTGCGTTGACCATTATCGAATATAAAAATTATACCCCGCAGGTTAAGGCTGTGAATCTTGGACCGGTTAACATAGCTTTTATCAAAATCATCAACCTTTAA
- a CDS encoding DUF169 domain-containing protein: MLDAETAQDVESGNEKVMGIDTGTYLDDVELAKSLLENANQNGGKLSNADIVFSLRNFLKMKYYPVAVKYFFSKDELEDFKKNVDYKVAFRPYTFCHFVASSRQRGDILLGTQDKSGCTNAKFVMGWKELDDGEIKSHLKYTKSWEQAEIFVKTKKRLSGDLLAFATAPLHKAPYEPDLIHGMSDVLQAYHLGNDWCAANDRHPFKMVMTMNSSVCHGCVQCYVTKEPNITPMCSSSKTAGKTEQGEINWIWPGDQIEPTVHWMLERIVRDGGVSFPRTGETYPGFDICKLCSFIVFKKPKEEKE, translated from the coding sequence ATGTTAGATGCAGAAACCGCTCAAGATGTTGAATCAGGTAACGAGAAAGTCATGGGTATAGATACAGGCACATATTTGGACGATGTTGAGCTTGCCAAGAGTCTTCTCGAAAATGCAAACCAAAATGGTGGAAAACTCAGCAATGCAGACATAGTGTTTAGTCTGCGAAATTTTTTGAAAATGAAATATTACCCAGTAGCAGTTAAATATTTTTTCTCGAAAGATGAATTAGAGGATTTCAAAAAAAATGTAGACTACAAAGTAGCGTTCCGTCCATATACGTTTTGCCATTTTGTAGCTTCATCCAGACAACGAGGAGACATTTTGCTTGGAACTCAAGACAAATCCGGTTGTACAAATGCAAAGTTTGTAATGGGATGGAAAGAACTTGATGACGGAGAAATAAAAAGCCATCTGAAATACACTAAAAGTTGGGAACAGGCAGAAATATTTGTAAAAACCAAAAAAAGACTGTCTGGAGATTTGCTGGCCTTTGCAACCGCTCCTTTACATAAAGCTCCCTATGAGCCGGATCTTATCCACGGGATGAGCGATGTTTTGCAGGCGTACCATTTAGGAAATGACTGGTGTGCGGCTAATGATAGACACCCTTTTAAAATGGTCATGACCATGAATTCCTCGGTATGCCATGGATGTGTTCAGTGCTACGTAACAAAAGAACCGAACATCACTCCAATGTGCAGCAGCAGCAAAACCGCCGGCAAGACAGAACAGGGTGAAATCAATTGGATTTGGCCTGGTGATCAGATTGAACCGACAGTTCATTGGATGCTGGAAAGAATTGTGCGAGACGGAGGCGTTTCCTTTCCACGCACAGGCGAAACCTATCCCGGCTTTGACATATGTAAGCTTTGCAGCTTCATAGTCTTCAAAAAACCGAAGGAGGAAAAAGAATAG
- a CDS encoding molybdopterin-binding protein, translated as MQTVPVQEALGMVLRHDVTRIVPGKFKGRALKKGHIINEEDIPVLLNMGKEHVYAFDLKPGYVHEDEAAARIARAASGNGIIFTEPSEGRVNLKAGIFGLLKVNAGALQQVNEVEEIVFATMHTNQSVNRKQAIAGTRIVPLVTGEDKIKKVEDLCSEHYPVIEVKPFKHYTVGVVTTGSEVFHGRIEDEFGPVVQNKFAELGSSVINQVFVSDDVDMTVGAIMDSVHGGAELVVVTGGMSVDPDDQTPASIRATGGKVITYGAPTFPGAMFMLAYLADIPIVGLPGCVMYYKASIFDLIVPRILAGETLTRSDITALGHGGFCASCPTCRYPVCGFGKGN; from the coding sequence GTGCAAACGGTTCCGGTTCAAGAGGCTTTGGGTATGGTGTTGCGGCATGATGTTACCCGTATTGTTCCCGGCAAATTTAAAGGCAGGGCACTAAAAAAAGGCCACATCATCAATGAGGAAGATATCCCAGTACTTCTAAATATGGGAAAAGAACATGTTTACGCCTTCGATTTAAAACCAGGGTATGTCCATGAAGATGAGGCCGCAGCCAGAATTGCAAGGGCGGCTTCCGGCAATGGGATTATTTTTACGGAGCCTTCAGAAGGTCGGGTCAATCTCAAGGCCGGAATCTTCGGCCTTTTGAAGGTCAATGCCGGGGCATTGCAGCAGGTCAACGAAGTTGAAGAAATTGTGTTTGCCACTATGCACACAAATCAAAGCGTTAATAGAAAGCAAGCCATAGCAGGCACCCGCATCGTCCCACTTGTTACCGGTGAAGATAAAATAAAAAAAGTCGAAGATCTTTGCAGCGAGCATTATCCAGTTATTGAAGTAAAACCTTTCAAACATTATACGGTCGGAGTTGTTACAACCGGCAGTGAAGTGTTCCATGGAAGGATTGAAGACGAATTCGGGCCGGTGGTTCAAAACAAATTCGCTGAGCTGGGCAGCTCTGTGATCAATCAGGTCTTTGTTTCGGATGATGTCGACATGACAGTGGGCGCAATCATGGACTCTGTACATGGCGGCGCCGAACTGGTCGTAGTAACAGGGGGCATGTCCGTAGATCCCGATGACCAGACACCGGCTTCCATCCGCGCCACAGGGGGAAAGGTTATTACATATGGCGCACCGACTTTCCCGGGCGCCATGTTCATGCTGGCCTATTTAGCTGATATTCCCATTGTTGGGCTACCCGGCTGTGTCATGTATTACAAGGCCAGCATTTTCGACTTGATAGTTCCACGGATTTTAGCCGGAGAAACTTTAACGCGTTCGGACATTACCGCACTGGGACATGGCGGTTTTTGCGCGAGTTGCCCGACCTGCCGCTATCCTGTTTGCGGATTCGGTAAAGGCAATTGA